A section of the Streptobacillus ratti genome encodes:
- the rpsL gene encoding 30S ribosomal protein S12, with translation MPTINQLVRFGRSTSEKKKKSPALKGNPQKRGVCVRVYTTTPKKPNSALRKVARVKLVNGIEVTAYIPGIGHNLQEHSIVLIRGGRTKDLPGVRYKIIRGALDTAGVVNRKQARSRYGTKRPK, from the coding sequence ATGCCTACAATTAATCAATTAGTAAGATTTGGTAGAAGCACATCTGAAAAGAAAAAGAAATCACCTGCGTTAAAAGGGAATCCACAAAAAAGGGGTGTTTGTGTAAGAGTATATACAACTACACCTAAAAAACCTAACTCAGCGTTAAGAAAAGTTGCAAGGGTTAAATTAGTTAATGGTATTGAAGTTACTGCATACATTCCAGGAATTGGACATAACCTACAAGAACACTCTATCGTATTAATAAGAGGAGGAAGAACTAAGGATTTACCAGGGGTTAGATATAAGATAATAAGAGGAGCACTTGATACTGCTGGAGTTGTTAATAGAAAACAAGCAAGATCAAGATATGGAACTAAAAGACCTAAATAA
- the rpsG gene encoding 30S ribosomal protein S7, with protein sequence MSRRKQAKKRDVLPDSKFNDIIVTKFINGLMVDGKKSVAENIFYSAIEEIEKETNESGYEIFKRAMENVKPQVEVRSRRIGGATYQVPVEVRKERQQTLAIRWLVKYTRDRKEYGMILKLKKELIAAANNEGGSIKKKDDTYKMAEANRAFAHYKW encoded by the coding sequence GTGTCAAGAAGAAAACAAGCTAAGAAAAGAGATGTTTTACCTGATTCAAAATTTAATGATATCATCGTAACTAAGTTCATTAATGGATTAATGGTTGATGGTAAGAAATCAGTTGCAGAAAACATTTTTTATTCAGCAATAGAAGAAATTGAAAAAGAAACAAACGAATCAGGATATGAAATATTCAAAAGAGCTATGGAAAATGTAAAACCACAAGTAGAAGTTAGATCAAGAAGAATCGGAGGAGCTACTTATCAAGTTCCAGTAGAGGTTAGAAAAGAAAGACAACAAACTTTAGCTATTAGATGGTTAGTAAAATATACTAGAGATAGAAAAGAATATGGAATGATACTTAAACTTAAAAAAGAATTAATTGCTGCTGCAAATAATGAAGGTGGATCAATCAAGAAAAAAGATGACACTTACAAAATGGCAGAAGCTAATAGGGCATTTGCTCATTACAAATGGTAA